A genomic window from Pseudoalteromonas piratica includes:
- a CDS encoding META domain-containing protein produces the protein MNRFAKPLLLCSLMATASVTLLGCQTAPEEKVMSTLQTEVYYLDRSMLPANSELTVTLEDVSKMDVASTVISSKVITLNSAPPYQVSLDYDNALIKENMRYNVRAQIRKDGKLLYSSTQSNSPFANSDTPLKVKMTKIMPSVKPNVPLTNTYWKAITLNGEQVNTPEGARELFVQLKADGKVKGFAGCNNFMGGYTSKQFGLRFNGMASTMMMCHGTANDLEMKMHQALNDTFEYKIQGETLQLFDESKNQVAHFKAVYFN, from the coding sequence ATGAATCGTTTTGCCAAGCCATTGCTTTTATGTTCATTGATGGCAACTGCCTCTGTCACATTATTAGGCTGCCAAACAGCACCAGAAGAAAAAGTGATGAGTACATTACAAACAGAAGTGTACTACTTAGATCGCAGCATGCTGCCTGCTAATTCTGAATTAACAGTGACACTTGAAGATGTATCTAAAATGGACGTTGCCTCAACAGTGATTAGCAGTAAGGTAATTACACTAAACAGTGCTCCACCATATCAAGTTTCACTTGATTATGATAACGCATTAATCAAAGAAAACATGCGCTACAATGTACGTGCACAAATTCGAAAAGACGGTAAGTTACTTTATAGCTCAACGCAATCTAATAGCCCTTTCGCGAACTCTGATACCCCTTTAAAGGTAAAAATGACTAAAATCATGCCATCGGTAAAACCGAATGTCCCTTTAACCAATACCTATTGGAAAGCAATAACGCTTAATGGTGAGCAAGTTAATACGCCTGAAGGAGCACGTGAATTATTTGTGCAATTAAAAGCCGACGGTAAGGTGAAAGGCTTTGCTGGTTGTAATAATTTTATGGGCGGCTACACTTCGAAACAATTCGGTCTTCGTTTTAACGGCATGGCATCCACAATGATGATGTGTCATGGCACTGCTAATGACTTAGAAATGAAGATGCATCAAGCACTTAATGATACCTTTGAATACAAAATCCAAGGTGAAACATTACAGTTATTCGATGAATCAAAAAACCAAGTTGCCCACTTTAAAGCAGTTTATTTTAATTAA
- the rodA gene encoding rod shape-determining protein RodA, which produces MKALNHNKSIWDKLHLDWPLLIAILALMAGSLVVVYSAGGQNIDLVIRQITRIGLGLVVMFALAQVSPSNMRRWALPIYLVGVALLVAVIFFGVSSKGAQRWLNIGIRFQPSEIMKLAMPIMVAWYISRYHLPPKYRHLAIGLLIVAIPTRLIMKQPDLGTSILIASSGLFVLFFAGLHWRLILSALAVAPAAIYGFWHYGMHDYQKTRVLTMLDPESDPLGAGYHIIQSKIAIGSGGIEGKGWTHGTQSQLEFLPERHTDFIFSVLSEEFGLIGVTILLSLYLFIIARGLYIAVSAQDAFGKLLAASITLTFFVYVFVNIGMVSGLLPVVGVPLPLISYGGTSMVTLLAGFGIIMSIATHKRILVK; this is translated from the coding sequence GTGAAGGCCTTAAACCATAATAAATCCATATGGGATAAACTCCATCTTGACTGGCCTTTGTTAATTGCCATCTTGGCTTTGATGGCGGGTAGTTTGGTCGTTGTTTATAGTGCCGGTGGTCAAAATATTGATTTGGTTATCCGCCAAATTACGCGCATTGGCTTAGGTTTAGTTGTGATGTTTGCACTTGCACAGGTTTCGCCGAGTAATATGCGGCGTTGGGCACTGCCGATATATCTAGTGGGTGTTGCTTTACTTGTAGCGGTAATATTTTTTGGTGTCTCCAGTAAAGGGGCGCAGCGCTGGCTCAATATTGGTATTCGCTTCCAACCATCGGAAATTATGAAGTTAGCGATGCCGATTATGGTTGCATGGTACATCAGTCGCTACCACTTGCCACCTAAGTACCGACACCTCGCTATTGGCTTATTGATTGTGGCCATTCCAACACGGTTGATTATGAAACAGCCGGATCTGGGCACCTCAATCTTAATAGCCAGTTCAGGTCTATTTGTACTTTTCTTTGCCGGTTTACATTGGCGCTTAATTCTCAGTGCACTTGCCGTTGCACCTGCTGCTATATATGGTTTTTGGCATTATGGTATGCATGATTATCAAAAAACCCGTGTACTCACTATGCTCGATCCTGAAAGTGATCCACTTGGCGCGGGCTACCACATTATTCAGTCAAAAATAGCCATTGGCTCTGGTGGTATTGAAGGTAAAGGTTGGACCCACGGCACCCAATCACAACTAGAATTTCTACCTGAGCGCCATACCGATTTTATTTTCTCGGTACTCAGTGAAGAGTTTGGCCTGATTGGGGTCACAATCTTACTCAGTCTGTATTTATTTATCATTGCTCGAGGCTTGTATATTGCTGTCAGCGCACAAGATGCATTTGGCAAATTATTAGCTGCGAGTATCACCCTGACTTTCTTTGTTTATGTTTTCGTAAATATTGGAATGGTATCAGGATTATTACCTGTAGTAGGGGTTCCCCTTCCCCTTATCAGCTATGGCGGTACGTCCATGGTAACCCTGCTTGCAGGGTTCGGTATTATTATGTCTATTGCAACCCATAAGCGTATTTTGGTGAAATAA
- the ybeD gene encoding DUF493 family protein YbeD, translated as MVNPVKNTKFDEFLEFPCPFTFKVMGLANVDLTSQVLAVMQKLAPGDYAPKTKASSKGNYESVSLVATVTSKEHIESIYTELGSIADVRYVL; from the coding sequence GTGGTTAATCCAGTTAAAAATACAAAATTTGACGAGTTTTTAGAGTTTCCTTGTCCCTTTACTTTTAAGGTAATGGGTCTTGCAAACGTCGACCTAACTTCGCAAGTTTTAGCTGTGATGCAAAAATTAGCCCCTGGCGACTACGCTCCAAAAACCAAAGCGAGCAGTAAAGGAAACTATGAGTCGGTAAGTCTGGTTGCAACCGTCACTAGCAAAGAACACATCGAATCAATTTATACTGAGCTTGGCTCAATTGCAGACGTACGCTACGTACTATAA
- the lipA gene encoding lipoyl synthase has product MTKPVKMQPGVKLRDAEKMALIPVKVMPTEKEEMLRKPEWLKIRLPKSSERIDGIKSAMRKHGLHSVCEEASCPNLSECFNHGTATFMILGAICTRRCPFCDVAHGRPLKPDAEEPEKLALTIKDMKLSYVVITSVDRDDLRDGGAQHFADCIREIRKHNPGITIEILVPDFRGRMEKALEILIDTPPDVFNHNLETAPRLYKLARPGADYKWSLELLRRFKEAHPNVKTKSGLMVGLGEEISEIEEVLRDLREHNVDMLTVGQYLQPSKHHLPVKRYVPPAEFDALKDYADEIGFSHAACGPFVRSSYHADLQAAGKEVK; this is encoded by the coding sequence ATGACTAAACCTGTAAAAATGCAACCGGGTGTTAAACTCCGTGATGCTGAAAAAATGGCACTTATCCCCGTCAAGGTAATGCCAACTGAAAAAGAAGAAATGCTACGTAAGCCTGAATGGCTGAAGATCCGCCTGCCTAAATCAAGCGAGCGCATCGATGGTATTAAAAGCGCCATGCGTAAACATGGCCTTCACTCTGTGTGTGAAGAAGCATCATGCCCTAACCTTTCAGAGTGTTTTAACCACGGCACAGCAACATTTATGATTCTGGGTGCAATTTGTACTCGTCGTTGTCCATTTTGCGACGTGGCACACGGTCGTCCATTAAAACCGGATGCTGAAGAACCAGAAAAACTGGCGCTTACTATCAAAGATATGAAGCTAAGCTACGTTGTTATCACCTCAGTTGACCGTGATGATTTACGTGACGGTGGAGCACAACACTTCGCTGATTGTATTCGTGAAATTCGTAAGCACAATCCTGGCATCACCATTGAAATTTTAGTGCCGGATTTCCGTGGTCGCATGGAAAAAGCCCTCGAGATTTTAATTGATACACCACCTGATGTATTTAATCACAACTTAGAAACTGCACCTCGCCTTTATAAACTTGCGCGCCCTGGTGCGGATTACAAGTGGTCATTGGAATTACTGCGTCGCTTTAAAGAAGCGCACCCAAATGTAAAAACTAAGTCTGGCTTAATGGTTGGCTTAGGTGAAGAAATCAGTGAAATTGAAGAAGTACTGCGCGATTTACGCGAACATAACGTTGACATGTTAACTGTTGGTCAGTATTTGCAACCGTCAAAGCACCACTTACCAGTAAAACGTTACGTGCCACCAGCAGAGTTTGATGCACTAAAAGACTATGCCGATGAGATTGGCTTTAGTCATGCAGCATGTGGCCCATTTGTTCGTTCAAGCTACCATGCAGACTTACAAGCAGCAGGCAAAGAAGTGAAATAA
- a CDS encoding serine hydrolase, with product MNRIKQTVIAAIAAASCFTVQAQIIPAPPQINAKGYFLVDFTTGKVIAEGEADTKLAPASLTKMMTSYVIGLEVENGNISLDDEVTISEKAWAKNFPDSSKMFIEVGKQVTVEDLNRGIIIQSGNDACVAMAEHIAGSEAAFADLMNAHAQKLGMTNTRFINSHGLDTNEHYTTPRDMATLGVALIRDVPAEYALYAEKSFTYNGIKQYNRNSLLWDENLNVDGIKTGHTSEAGYSLVTSAKKGNMRLVSVVMGTKSERSRATESRKLLNYGFRFFETVTPYKAGDSFAEQRIWMGHKETVSLGILEDTPITIPRGQMKNLKANFELDQTLEAPIEKGVKVGTLFLQLDGEDIAQYPLVTLEEINEGSFFSKIYDYIRLQISN from the coding sequence ATGAATCGAATTAAACAAACAGTTATTGCGGCAATCGCAGCCGCATCGTGCTTTACTGTGCAAGCACAAATCATCCCTGCTCCACCTCAAATCAATGCGAAAGGCTATTTTTTAGTAGACTTTACGACCGGTAAAGTAATCGCTGAAGGTGAAGCGGATACAAAACTCGCTCCAGCTAGTTTGACTAAAATGATGACCAGTTATGTGATTGGTCTTGAAGTTGAAAACGGCAACATTTCTCTTGATGACGAAGTAACCATTAGTGAAAAAGCGTGGGCAAAAAATTTCCCAGATTCTTCAAAAATGTTCATTGAAGTTGGTAAGCAAGTTACGGTTGAAGACCTGAATCGCGGTATTATTATTCAATCAGGTAATGACGCATGTGTTGCAATGGCTGAGCATATCGCTGGAAGTGAAGCAGCGTTTGCTGATTTAATGAATGCCCATGCACAAAAGCTCGGTATGACCAATACACGCTTCATCAACAGCCATGGTCTAGACACCAATGAGCATTACACGACTCCGCGAGATATGGCGACTTTGGGTGTAGCGCTTATCCGTGATGTGCCTGCTGAGTATGCTCTCTACGCAGAAAAATCTTTCACTTACAACGGCATTAAACAATATAACCGTAACTCGCTGTTATGGGATGAAAACCTAAACGTTGATGGCATTAAAACAGGTCACACGAGTGAAGCTGGCTACAGTCTTGTTACTTCAGCGAAGAAAGGCAATATGCGTTTAGTTTCTGTTGTGATGGGTACTAAAAGCGAACGCTCACGTGCAACGGAAAGCCGTAAATTACTCAACTATGGTTTCCGCTTTTTTGAAACAGTAACACCATATAAAGCGGGTGATAGCTTTGCCGAGCAGCGTATTTGGATGGGCCACAAAGAAACAGTATCGCTGGGTATTTTAGAAGATACGCCTATCACTATTCCACGTGGTCAAATGAAAAACCTTAAAGCTAATTTTGAACTTGATCAAACACTTGAGGCACCTATTGAGAAAGGTGTAAAAGTGGGTACCTTGTTCTTACAACTTGATGGTGAAGATATTGCACAATATCCACTGGTCACGTTAGAAGAAATTAACGAAGGTAGTTTCTTCAGCAAGATTTATGACTATATTCGTCTGCAAATCAGTAACTAG
- a CDS encoding 23S rRNA (adenine(2030)-N(6))-methyltransferase RlmJ: protein MLSYRHSFHAGNPADVIKHLVLIETISYLTKKDKPLEYIDTHSGVGVYRLATAEAQKTQEYLEGIAKLWQYQGDNDAIKRYVAKVKQFNQGELEIYPGSPMVADSLLRENDKRWLFELHPKDSESLKHNMAELSRRRKQTFVRKENGFKGVLGLLPPQAKRGCVLIDPPYEIKSDYEQVVKTVKKAVERFNSGTIMIWYPVVSRERIDAMEAGLIASGIRNIQLFELATQADTDEHGMTASGMIVINPPWTLKQTMDECLPELVSLLSSEGGFYRSEQLVEE, encoded by the coding sequence ATGCTGAGCTATCGCCACTCGTTTCATGCGGGAAATCCTGCAGATGTAATAAAACATTTGGTATTAATTGAAACGATCTCTTACCTAACTAAAAAAGACAAACCGCTTGAATATATTGATACGCACTCTGGTGTTGGCGTTTATCGCTTGGCCACAGCTGAAGCGCAAAAAACACAAGAATACCTAGAGGGCATCGCAAAGTTATGGCAGTACCAAGGTGATAATGATGCAATCAAGCGATATGTAGCCAAAGTAAAACAGTTTAATCAGGGCGAACTTGAGATTTATCCTGGTTCACCTATGGTAGCTGATAGCCTGTTACGTGAAAACGACAAGCGTTGGTTGTTTGAATTGCACCCAAAAGATAGCGAGAGCCTAAAACATAATATGGCGGAGCTAAGCCGTCGTCGCAAACAGACCTTTGTAAGAAAAGAGAATGGCTTTAAAGGGGTGCTTGGTCTTTTACCACCACAGGCAAAACGAGGTTGTGTCTTAATTGATCCCCCTTATGAAATCAAATCAGATTACGAACAAGTTGTTAAAACAGTCAAAAAAGCAGTTGAGAGATTTAATAGCGGCACCATTATGATTTGGTACCCTGTTGTGTCACGAGAGCGCATAGATGCCATGGAGGCAGGGTTAATTGCTTCGGGCATCCGTAATATTCAATTATTTGAATTAGCAACCCAGGCTGATACTGATGAGCATGGTATGACTGCATCTGGCATGATAGTAATAAATCCGCCATGGACATTGAAACAAACGATGGATGAATGTTTACCTGAACTCGTATCATTATTGTCAAGCGAAGGTGGTTTTTACCGAAGCGAACAGTTAGTAGAAGAATAA
- the lipB gene encoding lipoyl(octanoyl) transferase LipB encodes MPKLIVRQLNRQDYEPVWQAMQHYTDTRDDEAADEIWLVEHNPVFTQGQAGKEEHLLMTGDIPVVKVDRGGQVTYHGPGQQVLYVLFNLRRLKIGVRELVTWLEETVIDTLKDFGINAYAKADAPGVYVDDKKIASLGLRVRRGCSFHGLALNIDMDMEPFLRINPCGYAGMEMLQTKQINGPQTLAEASDGLVKHLVKRLGNTEYEQVVGF; translated from the coding sequence ATGCCTAAATTGATCGTTCGCCAGCTTAACCGTCAAGATTACGAACCTGTATGGCAAGCAATGCAACACTACACAGATACCCGTGACGATGAGGCTGCTGATGAGATTTGGTTAGTGGAACACAACCCAGTGTTTACACAAGGCCAAGCAGGTAAAGAAGAACACTTATTAATGACTGGCGATATTCCGGTGGTTAAAGTTGATCGTGGTGGACAAGTTACCTATCACGGCCCCGGTCAACAAGTACTGTATGTACTGTTTAATTTGCGTCGGCTGAAAATTGGCGTGCGTGAATTAGTTACGTGGCTTGAAGAAACAGTAATCGATACACTGAAAGACTTTGGTATAAATGCCTATGCGAAAGCGGATGCCCCAGGCGTTTATGTAGATGACAAAAAAATCGCCTCACTAGGTCTTCGTGTGAGACGCGGTTGTTCTTTTCATGGTCTTGCATTAAACATTGATATGGATATGGAACCTTTCTTACGTATCAATCCATGCGGTTATGCCGGCATGGAAATGCTTCAAACCAAACAGATAAATGGTCCGCAAACGCTTGCAGAAGCGTCAGATGGGCTGGTTAAGCACTTAGTCAAGCGACTAGGTAATACTGAATATGAGCAAGTAGTAGGTTTTTAA
- a CDS encoding septal ring lytic transglycosylase RlpA family protein, which produces MKHLLLLLILVFLTACAPSGRYSMRHDAAPIRAPYPEEMRDVTVTSEKTSVSASRPYVVHGKRYTPLHSEAGFTETGIASWYGRKFHGHDTSNGETYDMFAMTAAHKTLPLPSFVRVTNLENGNSAIVRVNDRGPFHDDRIIDLSYAAAYKLGYHRQGTAKVKIEALLPQTNHHNAYIQIAAAQSVEQLGVLAKALTSEYQVDSKIVKKDGIYRLRLGPIEDAQVAKQLLDKIKANNHQNAFMLYSE; this is translated from the coding sequence ATGAAACACCTACTACTTTTACTTATTTTAGTTTTCCTTACAGCCTGTGCTCCTTCTGGGCGTTACAGTATGCGTCATGATGCGGCACCGATACGCGCGCCCTACCCAGAGGAAATGCGTGATGTCACTGTGACCTCTGAAAAGACAAGCGTTTCAGCTAGCCGCCCCTATGTTGTTCACGGAAAGCGCTATACCCCTTTGCACAGTGAGGCGGGATTTACAGAAACCGGTATTGCCTCTTGGTACGGTAGAAAGTTTCACGGTCACGATACATCCAATGGTGAAACTTACGATATGTTTGCGATGACCGCAGCCCATAAAACATTACCCTTACCAAGCTTTGTGAGAGTCACAAATTTAGAAAATGGTAACTCAGCGATAGTGAGAGTGAATGATCGCGGCCCATTTCATGATGATCGTATCATTGACTTATCTTATGCAGCTGCATATAAGCTAGGCTATCATCGCCAAGGTACAGCGAAAGTAAAAATAGAAGCCTTACTGCCGCAAACAAACCACCATAATGCGTATATTCAAATTGCTGCGGCTCAAAGTGTGGAGCAGTTAGGTGTGCTTGCAAAAGCACTCACCTCAGAATATCAAGTAGATAGCAAAATTGTAAAAAAAGATGGAATTTATCGCCTTCGCCTCGGTCCAATTGAAGACGCGCAAGTGGCAAAACAATTACTGGATAAAATTAAAGCGAACAATCACCAAAATGCATTCATGCTTTACAGTGAGTGA